The Oncorhynchus kisutch isolate 150728-3 linkage group LG20, Okis_V2, whole genome shotgun sequence genome has a segment encoding these proteins:
- the LOC109877977 gene encoding solute carrier family 2, facilitated glucose transporter member 9, whose amino-acid sequence MAEEVLLAEDGKCVGSLTKSLLAVAFLASFGSSMLYGYNLAVVNSPAEYIKAFYNQTMVARNRTGLDDKTLTLFYSVTVSVFAIGGMVGSLTVGILVTRFGRKGTLVRITCLVFIAGAFMGFSRTFGSPEMIIVGRFITGVHSGISLSVVPMYLGEIAPKNLRGFLGLVPSIFICLGVFIAQILGLHELLGKEEHWPLFLSLVVIPTMFQLMLLPWFPESPRYLLLEKRNVHATITALKWYRSKVNIQAEIEEMQEEQRSMSSVQTVSVIGLMKDRSVRWQVITIVVVNIGMQLSGIDAIWFYTNTIFENAGIPVPQIQYTTVGTGAIEVIAGCVGCFTIERLGRRPLMIGGFTFMGICCAGITLSLMFQSHYISVACVVGIIAGFCIGPAGVPFLITAELFKQSHRPAAYTVAGCLNWLSNFTIGFVFPFLQMSAGAYCYLVFFGVCTAVAAYVFFIVPETKNKTFVEISQMFAARNGMLEEESSELGVANNPQLAKTNGYGAVVLQYDVMEKKK is encoded by the exons tACATCAAGGCATTCTATAACCAGACGATGGTAGCAAGGAACAGGACGGGTCTGGACGACAAGACTCTTACGTTGTTCTACTCTGTCACCGTGTCTGTGTTTGCCATCGGGGGCATGGTGGGCAGCCTCACGGTGGGCATACTAGTCACCAGATTTGGAAG GAAAGGCACCCTGGTGAGAATCACATGCCTGGTGTTTATAGCTGGAGCCTTCATGGGCTTCAGCAGGACCTTTGGCTCTCCAGAGATGATCATCGTTGGACGCTTCATCACAGGGGTACACTCAG GTATCTCTCTGAGTGTGGTGCCAATGTATCTTGGGGAGATAGCACCTAAGAATCTACGTGGGTTCCTGGGCCTCGTGCCTAGCATCTTTATCTGTCTAGGAGTCTTCATCGCTCAGATCCTGGGGCTACATGAACTACTGGGAAAG GAAGAGCACTGgcccctcttcctgtctctggtGGTGATCCCCACCATGTTCCAGCTGATGCTGTTGCCATGGTTCCCAGAGAGCCCGCGGTACCTGCTCCTAGAGAAGAGGAATGTCCACGCCACCATCACAG CTCTGAAGTGGTACCGGTCCAAAGTGAACATCCAGGCAGAGATCGAGGAGATGCAGGAGGAGCAGCGGTCCATGTCCTCGGTCCAGACCGTGTCGGTCATCGGTCTGATGAAGGACCGGAGCGTCCGCTGGCAGGTCATCACTATAGTGGTGGTCAATATCGGCATGCAGCTGTCCGGTATCGACGcg atcTGGTTCTATACCAACACCATCTTTGAGAACGCAGGTATCCCAGTCCCTCAGATCCAGTACACCACGGTTGGAACCGGAGCCATCGAGGTTATCGCTGGATGCGTAGGG TGCTTCACCATTGAACGGCTGGGCAGAAGACCTCTGATGATTGGTGGATTCACCTTCATGGGAATATGCTGTGCAGGGATCACGCTCTCCCTCATGTTCCAG TCCCACTACATCAGTGTTGCCTGTGTGGTGGGGATCATCGCTGGCTTCTGTATAGGACCAG cTGGAGTGCCCTTCCTGATTACAGCAGAGCTGTTTAAACAGTCCCATCGTCCGGCTGCCTACACCGTGGCTGGATGCCTCAACTGGCTGTCCAACTTCACCATCGGCTTTGTCTTCCCCTTCCTACAG ATGTCGGCAGGGGCCTACTGCTACCTGGTGTTCTTTGGCGTGTGCACGGCCGTGGCGGCCTACGTCTTCTTCATCGTCCCCGAGACCaagaacaagacatttgtggagatcAGCCAGATGTTCGCGGCCAGGAACGGCAtgctggaggaggagagcagcGAACTGGGCGTCGCTAACAACCCCCAACTGGCCAAGACGAACGGCTATGGTGCCGTCGTCCTGCAGTACGACGTGATggagaagaagaagtag